A window of Numenius arquata chromosome 6, bNumArq3.hap1.1, whole genome shotgun sequence contains these coding sequences:
- the CDCA4 gene encoding LOW QUALITY PROTEIN: cell division cycle-associated protein 4 (The sequence of the model RefSeq protein was modified relative to this genomic sequence to represent the inferred CDS: inserted 1 base in 1 codon), with amino-acid sequence MGEEEGLHQTQLLRLNMPVETREERGETASPIGEIQPLRCLLLCEAAAPDFHQVWNLMGARSWELLPXLRCHDLWTCSPLVPECRLWDPVHMFLTPVVPHWPFYNMDTMFVRGLKRKCFDGEEDIEGTLAGIKAIPSYNLQRQSLLDMSLVKLQLCHMLVEPNLCRSVLIANTVRQIQEEMTQDGTWQMINTQSTGQASLDRLVSTDILCRSSREQAEGKHVPGYSTFNKDFESDQAQDSSETMSTASSAQAPRNLQSNVWEMENPQENKGNFQKSLDQIFETLENKSPNSVEDLFSEVDNSYYDLDTMLTGMMSNTKMGHCDGLETFSSPTTATSSSNCKSDLNELDHIVEILVES; translated from the exons aGGTTAAACATGCCAGTAGAAACTCGGGAGGAGCGAGGAGAAACTGCCTCTCCAATAGGTGAAATACAGCCattgagatgtttgcttctgtGCGAAGCAGCGGCTCCTGACTTCCATCAAGTGTGGAACTTAATGGGAGCCAGGAGCTGGGAGCTCCTGC CTCTCCGATGCCATGACTTGTGGACCTGCTCACCCTTGGTTCCCGAGTGCCGTCTTTGGGACCCAGTCCATATGTTCCTGACCCCTGTTGTACCACACTGGCCATTCTATAACATG gacACAATGTTTGTGCGAGGattaaagagaaaatgttttgatgGCGAAGAAGATATTGAAGGAACTCTGGCTGGTATTAAGGCTATTCCTTCATATAATCTTCAGCGGCAGTCACTTTTAGATATGTCCTTGGTTAAACTTCAGCTGTGTCACATGCTGGTTGAACCTAACCTTTGTCGTTCGGTACTTATAGCCAACACGGTACGGCAGATCCAAGAGGAAATGACTCAGGATGGGACTTGGCAGATGATAAATACACAGAGTACAGGACAGGCATCTCTGGATCGTCTTGTTTCCACAGACATCCTCTGTCGTTCATCTAGGGAACAAGCTGAGGGAAAGCATGTTCCAGGCTATAGTACTTTCAATAAAGACTTTGAGAGTGACCAGGCACAAGATAGTTCAGAGACTATGTCAACAGCCTCTTCAGCGCAAGCCCCAAGAAACCTGCAGAGCAATGTGTGGGAAATGGAGAATccacaagaaaataaaggaaacttTCAAAAATCATTAGATCAAATATTTGAGACACTGGAGAATAAAAGTCCTAATTCTGTTGAAGATCTATTTTCAGAAGTTGACAATTCTTACTATGATCTTGATACTATGTTAACAGGCATGATGAGCAACACAAAAATGGGACACTGTGATGGGCTTGAAACGTTTTCTTCTCCAACAACGGCAACTTCTAGCTCTAATTGCAAATCTGATCTTAATGAGCTTGATCATATTGTGGAAATCCTTGTTGAATCCTGA